From a region of the Citricoccus muralis genome:
- the gcvT gene encoding glycine cleavage system aminomethyltransferase GcvT: MSESTSNSTTPLHGVHVEAGASFTDFGGWQMPLKYGSELAEHQAVRTSAGLFDLSHMGEVRVSGPQSAEALDYALTARVSAVAPGRAKYSLICTDSGTVLDDLIVYRLDGGGAGSGTGEAADGSDTTEPEAREFLVVPNAGNAPAVAAALTERAAGFDATVRNESSQTALVAVQGPEAARILAAVLPEGEAAELGGMRYYSARPATIRTGGEAGDVTVLAARTGYTGEDGFELIIGPVADRGALSTAATAVWHALLGAAEGLGVGLLPCGLASRDSLRLEAGMPLYGNELDLGHLPSESGAGTAVPLKTKEGDFVGRDALLAARQAGTGITTGQTIVALKGTGRRAARAGYPVLDGGGNQIGEVTSGVPSPTLGHPIALARIDVAYKDAGTELSVDLRGKAEPFTVVEPPFYRRAQ, from the coding sequence ATGAGCGAGAGCACCAGCAACAGCACCACGCCGCTGCACGGCGTCCACGTGGAGGCCGGAGCCTCCTTCACCGACTTCGGCGGCTGGCAGATGCCCCTGAAGTACGGTTCCGAGCTGGCCGAGCACCAGGCCGTCCGCACCTCCGCCGGCCTGTTCGACCTGTCCCACATGGGTGAGGTGAGGGTCAGCGGCCCGCAGTCGGCCGAGGCGCTGGACTACGCCCTGACGGCCCGGGTGTCCGCCGTCGCCCCGGGGCGCGCCAAGTACTCGCTGATCTGCACCGATTCCGGGACCGTTCTGGATGACCTGATCGTCTACCGGCTGGACGGGGGCGGAGCCGGGTCCGGAACGGGTGAGGCTGCGGACGGCAGTGACACGACCGAACCGGAGGCGCGTGAGTTCCTCGTGGTCCCGAACGCCGGCAACGCCCCGGCCGTGGCGGCTGCGCTGACCGAGCGCGCCGCCGGATTCGACGCCACGGTCCGCAACGAGTCCTCGCAAACGGCCCTGGTCGCAGTGCAGGGCCCGGAAGCCGCCAGGATCCTCGCCGCCGTCCTTCCCGAGGGAGAAGCCGCCGAGCTGGGCGGGATGAGGTACTACTCCGCCCGTCCGGCCACCATCCGGACCGGTGGGGAGGCCGGCGACGTGACCGTCCTGGCCGCCCGCACCGGGTATACCGGCGAGGACGGCTTCGAGCTGATCATCGGACCCGTGGCTGACCGTGGGGCGTTGTCGACCGCGGCCACCGCGGTCTGGCACGCGCTCCTCGGGGCCGCGGAGGGCCTCGGCGTCGGCCTGCTCCCGTGCGGGCTGGCCAGCCGCGATTCCCTGCGCCTGGAGGCCGGCATGCCGCTCTACGGCAACGAGCTCGACCTCGGCCACCTGCCGAGTGAGTCGGGGGCCGGCACCGCGGTGCCGCTCAAGACCAAGGAGGGCGACTTCGTCGGACGAGACGCCCTGCTGGCCGCCCGTCAGGCCGGCACCGGCATCACCACCGGCCAGACGATCGTCGCGTTGAAGGGCACCGGCCGTCGGGCCGCGCGGGCCGGGTATCCCGTGCTGGACGGCGGCGGGAACCAGATCGGCGAGGTCACCTCCGGGGTCCCCAGCCCCACGTTGGGCCACCCGATCGCCCTGGCCCGCATCGACGTCGCGTACAAGGACGCTGGCACGGAGCTCTCCGTGGACCTGCGCGGCAAGGCCGAGCCGTTCACCGTGGTGGAACCGCCGTTCTACCGCCGCGCCCAGTAG
- a CDS encoding thermonuclease family protein has protein sequence MTEQRTARRVPVLGIIAFVLLAALLLTLAVLSAIKGVRTAESNGHVVRVEDGQTFVVNMDGTEETVTLAGVMVPRPAAEGEEPTVENCLADEAMANLATLLEPGDSVQLEYPEESDGPEGTRLALVHHGGEVVNLQQAEAGFAVPLPEQPREGFGSELGEAQTTARSEESGLYSSAEPCTLAGRIGPALAALEDLPEDHPTTSEEAETQIEAISAAVEQGVAAEKAFATIEPEGTSLASLAWAADVPRLEEKLTGALSAAQADLKAMNSTRNVLQTREREELERQAEEKRQAEAKRQREAAERQEAAQREKAQREEAERQAKAKEERRQTESASASASASASASASDSASASASPSPSPTPSSSSASPSSTETDAGGDD, from the coding sequence ATGACAGAACAGCGAACAGCCCGACGGGTCCCCGTACTGGGCATCATCGCGTTCGTCCTTCTCGCGGCACTCTTGCTGACCCTGGCCGTGTTGAGCGCCATCAAGGGCGTACGCACCGCCGAATCCAACGGCCATGTGGTGCGCGTGGAGGATGGCCAGACCTTCGTGGTGAACATGGATGGGACCGAGGAGACCGTGACGCTGGCCGGTGTGATGGTTCCCCGGCCGGCAGCCGAGGGGGAGGAACCCACCGTGGAGAACTGCCTCGCGGACGAGGCCATGGCCAACCTGGCGACCCTCCTCGAGCCGGGAGACTCTGTCCAGCTGGAGTATCCGGAGGAGTCGGACGGCCCCGAGGGCACCCGGCTGGCACTGGTCCACCACGGGGGCGAGGTCGTCAATCTCCAGCAGGCTGAGGCAGGGTTCGCCGTGCCGCTGCCCGAGCAGCCGAGGGAAGGCTTCGGCAGCGAATTGGGCGAGGCCCAGACGACCGCGCGCAGCGAGGAGTCCGGACTGTACTCATCGGCTGAGCCGTGCACCCTGGCCGGCAGGATCGGTCCCGCGCTGGCCGCCTTGGAGGACCTGCCGGAGGACCACCCCACCACCTCCGAGGAGGCCGAAACCCAGATCGAGGCGATCTCGGCCGCCGTCGAGCAGGGTGTGGCCGCGGAGAAGGCCTTCGCCACCATCGAACCCGAGGGGACCTCCCTGGCCTCGCTCGCCTGGGCCGCTGACGTGCCCCGGCTGGAGGAGAAGCTGACGGGCGCTCTGTCCGCCGCGCAAGCGGACCTGAAGGCGATGAACAGCACGCGAAACGTGCTGCAGACCCGTGAGCGGGAGGAACTCGAACGTCAGGCTGAGGAGAAGCGGCAGGCTGAGGCGAAGCGCCAGCGCGAGGCGGCTGAACGCCAGGAGGCGGCGCAGCGCGAGAAGGCTCAGCGTGAGGAGGCCGAACGCCAGGCCAAGGCCAAGGAAGAACGGCGCCAGACAGAGTCAGCTTCCGCGTCCGCGTCCGCGTCCGCATCCGCTTCTGCCTCTGACTCGGCCTCGGCTTCTGCTTCCCCGTCCCCGTCGCCGACACCGTCTTCCAGCTCGGCGTCTCCGTCCTCCACGGAGACCGACGCCGGCGGAGACGACTAG
- a CDS encoding LexA family protein has product MTITPPPADGPEPTSAAGQVPRAHGFPSPARDYLDGGIDLNRELVRDRTSTFLMRVSGQAMVGSGIGDGDELVVDRAATPQDGSVVVAVINGELLVRRLVLGTAQGRRAVSLQTDDGAVPLKVEDVDDLEIWGVATYCLHRL; this is encoded by the coding sequence ATGACCATCACGCCGCCGCCCGCGGACGGGCCGGAGCCGACGTCGGCCGCTGGGCAGGTGCCCCGCGCCCACGGCTTCCCCTCTCCCGCCCGGGATTACCTGGACGGTGGGATCGACTTGAACCGGGAACTCGTCCGGGACCGTACCTCGACGTTCCTGATGCGGGTGTCCGGACAGGCCATGGTTGGTTCCGGCATCGGGGACGGCGACGAGCTGGTGGTGGACCGGGCGGCCACCCCGCAGGACGGCTCGGTGGTGGTGGCCGTGATCAACGGGGAACTCCTGGTGCGCCGGCTGGTCCTCGGGACCGCACAGGGCCGGCGCGCCGTTTCCCTGCAGACAGATGACGGCGCCGTGCCTCTCAAAGTGGAGGATGTGGACGACCTGGAGATCTGGGGCGTGGCCACCTACTGCCTGCACCGACTCTGA
- a CDS encoding Y-family DNA polymerase, translating into MTDHLALVDVNNFYVACERAFDPRLENRPVVVLSNNDGCVVARSPEAKALGLTTGMPWFQIAPQAAAWGLVARSSNYELYGDMSARVMELLGRWGTWQQVYSIDECFIGLTGTPQQALQSGREARAAVARHLGLPVCVGIASTKTLAKFANHVAKNNPDDTRIGGVFSMEAARPAFVDRLMERLPVTEVWGVGRKSGEKLERLGIRSIAELRSADPAWIRSRFSVVLERTVLELSGVPCVPDVDEQAGPAQVIFSRSFSRPVTTGADMDDVMNLYAQRAAARLAVQGQQARTVLVTAGTSRFSGPDGSVSRSVALPRATADPIAITRAAVGAMRSVLREGVPYTRAGVMLSGLGPAGTGQEMLTGFEDIEGSDGSDGGPDRHLEDVLERVRGRFGGNSIGLGRGGLTEQGTWTMRREFASPQYTTRFSELPVVRA; encoded by the coding sequence GTGACTGATCACCTGGCCCTGGTGGACGTCAACAACTTCTACGTCGCCTGCGAGCGAGCCTTCGATCCCCGGCTGGAGAACCGACCGGTGGTCGTGCTGTCCAACAACGACGGCTGCGTGGTGGCGCGATCGCCGGAGGCGAAGGCCCTGGGGCTGACCACCGGGATGCCGTGGTTCCAGATCGCCCCGCAGGCTGCCGCCTGGGGACTCGTGGCGCGTTCCTCCAACTATGAGCTCTACGGGGACATGTCCGCCCGCGTGATGGAGCTGCTGGGCCGCTGGGGCACCTGGCAGCAGGTGTACTCGATCGATGAGTGCTTCATCGGATTGACCGGTACCCCGCAGCAGGCCCTTCAGTCCGGGCGTGAAGCCCGGGCGGCGGTGGCCCGCCATCTCGGGCTCCCGGTGTGCGTGGGGATCGCCTCGACCAAGACGTTGGCAAAGTTCGCCAACCATGTGGCCAAGAACAACCCGGACGACACCAGAATCGGAGGCGTCTTCTCCATGGAAGCGGCCCGGCCCGCCTTCGTGGACCGGTTGATGGAGCGGCTTCCCGTCACCGAGGTCTGGGGCGTGGGCCGCAAGTCAGGGGAGAAGCTGGAACGGCTGGGGATCCGGAGCATCGCCGAACTGCGTTCCGCGGACCCGGCGTGGATCCGCTCCCGGTTCTCCGTGGTGCTGGAACGGACCGTCCTGGAGCTGAGCGGAGTGCCATGCGTTCCGGACGTGGACGAGCAGGCGGGCCCGGCCCAGGTCATCTTCTCGCGTTCCTTCTCCAGGCCGGTGACGACCGGTGCAGACATGGACGATGTCATGAACCTCTACGCGCAGCGCGCCGCAGCCCGCTTGGCTGTTCAGGGTCAGCAAGCCAGGACCGTCCTGGTCACGGCCGGGACCTCCCGGTTTTCCGGGCCCGATGGATCGGTCTCCAGGTCGGTGGCCCTCCCGCGGGCCACCGCCGACCCGATCGCCATCACCCGGGCGGCCGTGGGCGCAATGCGGTCAGTGCTACGGGAGGGGGTGCCCTACACCCGCGCCGGCGTCATGCTGTCCGGGCTGGGGCCGGCGGGAACGGGGCAGGAGATGCTGACCGGGTTCGAGGACATCGAAGGGTCAGACGGATCCGACGGCGGCCCCGACCGGCACCTGGAGGACGTCTTGGAGCGTGTCCGCGGACGGTTCGGCGGTAACTCGATCGGCCTCGGTCGTGGCGGACTGACCGAGCAAGGGACCTGGACCATGCGCCGTGAGTTCGCCTCACCGCAGTACACCACGAGGTTCTCGGAGCTGCCCGTGGTCCGGGCCTGA
- a CDS encoding response regulator — MPDSSPSPLSVLIVDDQPLMSGALKLLVENTADMNCVGIAANGEEALESIRAARPDVVLMDMQMPVMGGVEATERITAEFPDTSVLAITTFTSEPYLVPALRAGAAGYLLKDADPETIISAIWSVHRGESVLSPAVTRKLLSSIEDDRPGVGAAAVSPGDPDGSDLTPRELDVLRLLARGRSNPEIAEELHISESTVKANLSKIMDKLEVRDRVQVIIRAAQLGLVTLSLG, encoded by the coding sequence ATGCCGGATTCCTCTCCCTCTCCCCTGTCTGTGTTGATCGTCGACGACCAACCGTTGATGAGCGGAGCACTCAAGTTGCTGGTTGAGAACACCGCCGACATGAATTGCGTGGGCATCGCCGCCAACGGCGAGGAGGCATTGGAGTCCATCCGCGCCGCCCGCCCGGATGTGGTGCTCATGGACATGCAGATGCCCGTCATGGGCGGCGTCGAGGCCACCGAGCGCATCACCGCGGAGTTCCCGGACACCAGCGTCCTGGCCATCACCACGTTCACCTCGGAGCCCTATCTGGTGCCGGCATTGAGGGCGGGTGCGGCCGGTTACCTGCTCAAGGACGCCGACCCGGAAACCATCATCAGCGCCATCTGGAGCGTGCATCGCGGGGAGTCCGTCCTCTCCCCTGCCGTGACCCGCAAGCTACTCTCCTCCATTGAGGACGACCGTCCCGGGGTCGGCGCGGCCGCAGTGTCCCCCGGCGACCCGGATGGCTCGGATCTGACGCCTCGGGAGCTCGATGTTCTGCGCCTGCTGGCGCGCGGCCGGTCCAACCCGGAGATCGCCGAGGAGTTGCATATCTCCGAATCCACGGTCAAGGCGAACCTCTCCAAGATCATGGACAAGCTCGAGGTCCGGGACCGCGTCCAGGTGATCATCCGGGCCGCGCAGCTCGGGCTCGTCACCCTCTCCCTGGGCTGA
- a CDS encoding sensor histidine kinase — translation MTSPDDGDVVWITLPLILAAWGIGFFIGWSLDRRAQDRRRIADATRRAAIAAQEERRSLARDLHDIVAHNLTIISMQARAATYAGTDEAAKTAVDVIGSSAGEALGDLRRMLSLLQAEGLVAGDQESAQRELGEGASALDLEYGAVKFGRMLEGLGIFTTVDTGDLEQDIPQSVETALYRVLQEAVTNVAKHSGEGGECRIAVHVREGQLELAVDNTLPMSGSATRAGWNSSGSGLIGMRDRVDAFGGTMSSVRDGQWWRVRAEVPLHGANA, via the coding sequence GTGACATCGCCGGACGACGGGGACGTCGTCTGGATCACTCTTCCTCTGATCCTGGCAGCCTGGGGCATCGGGTTCTTCATCGGCTGGTCCCTTGACCGTCGTGCGCAAGATCGGCGACGGATAGCTGACGCCACTCGACGGGCAGCGATAGCTGCCCAGGAGGAGCGACGTTCCCTGGCCCGGGACCTGCATGACATCGTGGCCCACAATCTGACCATCATCTCGATGCAGGCACGTGCCGCCACCTATGCCGGAACAGATGAGGCCGCCAAGACGGCAGTGGATGTCATCGGCAGCTCGGCCGGCGAAGCTCTGGGTGACCTGCGGCGGATGTTGTCCCTGTTGCAGGCGGAGGGCCTGGTGGCGGGCGATCAGGAATCCGCGCAACGGGAACTCGGTGAAGGAGCCTCCGCGCTGGATCTCGAGTATGGCGCGGTGAAGTTCGGACGGATGCTGGAGGGCCTGGGGATCTTCACGACCGTGGACACTGGCGATCTGGAGCAGGACATTCCCCAGAGTGTTGAGACCGCCTTGTATCGCGTCCTCCAGGAGGCCGTGACCAATGTGGCCAAGCACTCCGGGGAAGGTGGCGAATGCCGCATCGCCGTGCACGTCCGGGAGGGGCAATTGGAGCTCGCCGTGGACAACACCCTGCCGATGAGTGGATCGGCCACGCGCGCGGGATGGAATTCCTCCGGCAGCGGTCTGATCGGGATGCGGGACCGCGTGGACGCCTTCGGGGGGACCATGTCCTCGGTGCGCGACGGTCAGTGGTGGAGGGTCCGGGCTGAGGTTCCCCTGCACGGAGCCAACGCCTAG
- a CDS encoding CynX/NimT family MFS transporter has translation MNAPSGVDAAQPARTRFSWIPIVIAGVAAAMHIWKLPEALSFVQDDLGMTLIESGVLLGIVQVGSMALGLAISLFSEVLGLRRTLLIGLSLLTVGSLAGAFAETTGFLMATRALEGVGFLMATVVAPPLIRLITPPARTNIAMGWWGSFQGLATFVAVLASTLLLTSVSWQVWWVVMAVVTAATIPLIVVFVPPPPSDRDSNVRLAARRVGATVKTLTPWMAGIVFACYTLQWGSVIGFLPTIFDEAGVGGLWPGIFTAIVGGVNGVGNILTGRLHQRGIPMRRLVLIGLATMGVASIITFAPDWSGVPGGLVVQILAVTLFSGVGALVPASLNRIAVDIAPPNGSGAAAMGLMVQIYNGANFVGPIILATIATAAGSWHFSWVMTVSATLLGILLAWRFLSARRLGIDFQHRG, from the coding sequence ATGAACGCCCCGTCTGGCGTGGACGCTGCACAGCCAGCACGCACACGCTTTTCCTGGATCCCCATCGTCATCGCCGGCGTGGCTGCCGCCATGCATATCTGGAAACTCCCTGAGGCCTTGTCATTCGTCCAGGATGACCTGGGGATGACCCTCATCGAGTCCGGAGTGCTGCTCGGCATTGTCCAGGTCGGTTCGATGGCCCTGGGCCTCGCGATCTCCCTCTTCTCGGAAGTTCTCGGGCTGCGGCGCACGCTACTCATCGGGCTGAGTCTGCTGACCGTGGGCTCGCTGGCTGGAGCCTTCGCGGAGACCACCGGCTTCCTGATGGCCACCCGCGCCTTGGAGGGCGTTGGCTTCCTGATGGCCACCGTGGTGGCGCCGCCCTTGATCCGTCTGATCACGCCGCCCGCCAGGACGAACATCGCCATGGGCTGGTGGGGCTCCTTCCAAGGGCTGGCCACTTTCGTGGCGGTTCTGGCATCCACCCTGCTGCTCACGAGCGTCAGCTGGCAGGTCTGGTGGGTCGTGATGGCGGTGGTCACCGCGGCAACCATCCCCCTGATCGTGGTGTTCGTGCCCCCACCGCCGTCGGACCGTGACTCCAATGTGAGGCTGGCGGCACGGCGCGTGGGCGCCACCGTGAAGACCCTGACCCCGTGGATGGCCGGCATCGTCTTCGCCTGTTACACCCTGCAATGGGGTTCGGTCATCGGCTTCCTGCCGACGATCTTCGATGAGGCCGGAGTCGGAGGGCTCTGGCCGGGTATCTTCACCGCGATCGTCGGCGGGGTGAACGGGGTGGGGAACATCCTCACCGGCCGGCTGCACCAGCGGGGCATCCCCATGCGGCGGCTGGTGCTGATCGGCTTGGCCACCATGGGTGTCGCCTCAATCATCACCTTCGCGCCGGACTGGTCGGGTGTGCCGGGTGGGCTGGTCGTGCAGATCCTCGCCGTCACCCTGTTCTCCGGTGTCGGTGCCCTGGTTCCCGCCAGCCTGAACCGGATCGCCGTGGACATCGCCCCGCCCAACGGCTCCGGCGCAGCGGCGATGGGGTTGATGGTCCAGATCTACAATGGGGCCAACTTCGTCGGCCCCATCATCCTGGCCACCATCGCCACCGCTGCGGGCAGCTGGCACTTCTCCTGGGTCATGACCGTCTCAGCCACGCTGTTGGGCATCCTCCTGGCCTGGCGGTTCCTCTCCGCACGCCGACTGGGCATCGACTTCCAGCATCGCGGTTGA
- a CDS encoding DsbA family oxidoreductase: MKIEIFSDVGCPWCFIGKRRFERALESFEHRDRVEVEWKSFQLDPTLPEHDHRQEIDYLSEAKGMPREQVTAMLAHVTEQAAAEGLDYDFDRLVVANSWKAHRVIQRAKAVSLQTAEHLEEQLFRAHFEGGRNIGDEEVLVELGTAAGLTAEQVHEALSEDRWETAVKQDLATAQALGVTGVPFFVLGRKYGISGAQPTEVFTQALEQSWTEFQPLQMVHPADGSPEGAGGSDGLHGQACGPQGCD; encoded by the coding sequence GTGAAGATTGAGATTTTTTCCGACGTCGGCTGCCCGTGGTGCTTCATCGGCAAGCGCCGGTTCGAGAGGGCCCTGGAGTCGTTCGAGCACCGTGATCGGGTCGAGGTGGAGTGGAAGAGCTTCCAGCTCGATCCCACGTTGCCTGAGCACGATCACCGCCAGGAGATCGACTACCTCTCCGAGGCCAAGGGCATGCCCCGCGAGCAGGTGACCGCGATGCTGGCGCACGTGACCGAGCAGGCCGCCGCCGAAGGCTTGGACTACGACTTCGACCGTCTCGTGGTGGCGAACTCGTGGAAGGCCCACCGGGTGATCCAACGCGCCAAGGCGGTCTCACTGCAGACGGCCGAGCACCTTGAGGAACAGCTGTTCCGCGCCCACTTCGAGGGCGGCAGGAACATCGGTGACGAGGAGGTGCTGGTGGAGCTCGGCACCGCCGCCGGGCTCACCGCCGAGCAGGTCCACGAGGCCCTGTCCGAGGACCGGTGGGAGACCGCCGTCAAGCAGGATCTGGCCACCGCGCAAGCCCTGGGGGTCACCGGGGTTCCGTTCTTCGTACTCGGACGCAAATACGGCATCTCCGGCGCCCAGCCCACCGAGGTCTTCACCCAGGCACTCGAACAGTCCTGGACGGAGTTCCAGCCGTTGCAGATGGTGCATCCGGCGGACGGAAGCCCGGAGGGTGCTGGTGGGTCGGATGGTCTCCACGGGCAGGCCTGCGGCCCCCAGGGCTGCGACTGA